A region of Solanum dulcamara chromosome 7, daSolDulc1.2, whole genome shotgun sequence DNA encodes the following proteins:
- the LOC129895646 gene encoding 3-hydroxy-3-methylglutaryl-coenzyme A reductase 3, translated as MDVRRRPVKTLYPSDDISSGEPLKPHNQDSSVKASDAIPLPFYLTNGLFFIMFFSVMYFLLRRWREKTRNGIPLHVLNFSELVAMVSLIASFIYLLGFFGIGFVHSFVSKGNNDSWEVEDENSEQFMGNTITPPPVRRNVPMKSLPVAEKTVQTITPSSSEDDEVMIKSVVEGRIPSYSLESKLGDCKRAAFIRKEALQRTTGKSLEGLPLEGFDYESILGQCCEMPIGYIQIPVGIAGPLLLNGKEFSVPMSTTEGCLVASTNRGCKAIYVSGGATSVLFRDGMTRAPVVRFGSAKRAAELKFFIEDPMNFETLSVVFNKSSRFARLQNIQCAIAGKNLYMRFSCSTGDAMGMNMVSKGVQNVLDYLQNEYPDMDIIGISGNYCSDKKPAAVNWIEGRGKSVVCEAIIKEEVVKKVLKTEVAALVELNMLKNLTGSAMAGALGGFNAHASNIVSAVYLATGQDPAQNIESSHCITMMEAVNDGKDLHISVTMPSIEVGTVGGGTQLASQSACLNLLGVKGANREAPGSNARLLATIVAGSVLAGELSLMSAISAGQLVKSHMKYNRSCKDVTKESS; from the exons AAACCCTTTACCCTTCCGACGACATTTCTTCCGGCGAACCCCTCAAACCCCACAATCAAGATTCCTCTGTTAAAGCTTCAGATGCAATTCCGTTACCATTTTATCTTACAAATGGTTTGTTCTTCATCATGTTTTTCTCCGTTATGTATTTTCTTCTACGCAGATGGCGTGAGAAAACCCGTAATGGAATTCCACTCCACGTGCTTAACTTTTCGGAATTAGTTGCTATGGTTTCTTTGATCGCTTCGTTTATTTATCTGTTGGGGTTCTTTGGTATTGGGTTTGTTCATTCTTTCGTTTCTAAGGGAAATAATGATTCTTGGGAAGTTGAAGATGAAAATTCAGAACAATTTATGGGCAACACTATAACCCCACCACCTGTTCGACGAAATGTTCCAATGAAATCTTTACCGGTTGCTGAAAAAACTGTTCAGACAATCACACCATCGTCGTCAGAGGATGACGAGGTGATGATAAAATCGGTGGTGGAAGGGAGAATACCGTCGTATTCATTGGAATCTAAGTTGGGTGACTGTAAAAGAGCTGCTTTTATTCGTAAAGAGGCGTTACAAAGGACCACAGGGAAGTCATTAGAAGGGTTACCATTAGAGGGATTTGATTATGAATCAATTCTTGGACAGTGTTGTGAGATGCCAATTGGGTATATTCAAATACCAGTGGGAATAGCTGGACCATTGTTGCTTAATGGGAAAGAGTTTTCTGTGCCAATGTCAACCACAGAAGGATGTTTAGTAGCTAGTACTAACAGGGGTTGTAAAGCCATTTATGTTTCCGGTGGTGCTACGAGTGTTTTATTCAGAGATGGGATGACTAGAGCTCCTGTAGTCAGGTTTGGCAGTGCCAAGAGAGCTGCAGAGTTGAAGTTCTTCATCGAGGATCCAATGAATTTTGAGACGCTATCCGTTGTTTTCAATAA ATCAAGCAGATTTGCCAGATTACAGAATATTCAATGTGCAATAGCTGGAAAGAATCTATACATGAGGTTTAGCTGTAGCACTGGTGATGCAATGGGAATGAACATGGTTTCCAAAGGTGTACAAAATGTTCTTGATTACCTTCAGAATGAGTACCCCGACATGGACATCATTGGCATATCTG GGAACTATTGTTCGGACAAGAAACCAGCAGCAGTTAATTGGATTGAGGGAAGAGGAAAGTCGGTAGTTTGTGAGGCAATCATTAAGGAAGAGGTGGTGAAGAAAGTTCTGAAAACTGAGGTTGCTGCTCTAGTTGAGCTGAACATGCTTAAAAACCTTACTGGCTCCGCCATGGCTGGTGCACTAGGTGGCTTCAACGCCCATGCCAGCAATATTGTCTCAGCTGTATATTTAGCCACTGGCCAGGACCCGGCTCAAAATATTGAGAGCTCTCACTGCATCACTATGATGGAGGCTGTAAATGATGGCAAGGACCTCCATATTTCTGTCACCATGCCTTCAATTGAG GTGGGTACAGTAGGAGGAGGAACTCAACTGGCATCTCAATCAGCTTGCTTGAACTTATTAGGAGTGAAAGGTGCCAACAGAGAGGCTCCAGGGTCAAATGCAAGGCTCTTAGCCACAATAGTAGCCGGTTCGGTTCTTGCCGGTGAGCTATCTCTCATGTCAGCTATCTCAGCTGGGCAACTTGTTAAGAGCCACATGAAATACAATAGATCATGCAAAGATGTCACAAAGGAATCCTCCTAA